A genomic window from Silene latifolia isolate original U9 population chromosome Y, ASM4854445v1, whole genome shotgun sequence includes:
- the LOC141627605 gene encoding uncharacterized protein LOC141627605: MKLNPSKYTFGVSSGKFLGYIVTQRGIEASIEQIKAVLQLESPEKSKDIQRIAGKVSALSKFISRSSDKCRLFYDILRKSQKFEWTADHEQAFRELKHYLSNPPMLPKPEPGEPLFLYLAVTELAVSVVLVRKQDKEQKPVYYVSNGYDIQYDPRTAIKSKALADFVSEFSPAIQNLAGEEMLTLEGSREIEVWQMHVDGASNQRGAGVELILWSPQGDLIAQTVRYEFKATNNETEYEALILGMQVALELGFRHLHICSDSLLIVNHVNDEFIAIDSKKIAYFKIAKELKQKFKTCKLKQIPRDHNVEADALATLGATFKPTELSNIPIAHMLEHSI; this comes from the exons atgaagctaaaCCCATCCAAATACACCTTTGGAGTATCCTCTGGAAAATTCTTAGGCTACATCGTAACCCAGAGgggaatagaagccagcatcgagcagatcaaggcTGTGTTACAACTGGAATCACCTGAAAAATCAAAGGACATTCAGAGAATAGCTGGCAAGGTATCAGCTTTGAGCAAATTCATCTCAAGGTCCTCGGACAAATGCAGACTATTCTATGACATACTAagaaagagccagaagtttgaatggactgcAGACCACGAGCAAGCATTCAGAGAGCTGAAGCACTATCTCAGCAACCCACCTATGCTGCCAAAACCGGAGCCAGGAGAACCGTTGTTCCTCTACCTAGCTGTCACAGAGTTAGCAGTAAGCGTCGTCCTAGTCAGAAAGCAAGATAAAGAGCAAAAACCAGtctactacgtgagcaa TGGGTATGACATCCAATATGACCCCCGGACAGCAATCAAATCaaaagcactagcagactttgtctCGGAATTCAGCCCAGCTATCCAAAATCTAGCAGGCGAGGAAATGCTGACCCTAGAAGGGAGCAGGGAGATAGAGGTTTGGCAGATGCACgtcgacggagcctccaaccagagGGGGGCAGGTGTAGAGTTAATCTTGTGGTCACCACAGGGGGATCTCATAGCACAAACAGTAAGATACGAATTCAAGGCAACTaataatgaaacagaatacgaggctttGATACTAGGAATGCAGGTAGCTCTGGAGTTGGGGTTCAGGCACCTGCACATATGTAGCGACTCTTTGCTAATAGTTAACCATGTGAATGACGAGTTTATAGCCATAGACTCAAAAAAGATTGCATACTTCAAAATAGCGAAGGAGCTAAAACAGAAATTCAAAACTTGCAAGCTcaagcagatccccagagatcatAACGTGGAGGCAGAcgccttagcaactctgggggcaacatttaaaccaacgGAACTGTCCAACATCCCCATCGCGCACATGCTGGAACACTCTATCTAG